A genomic region of Raphanus sativus cultivar WK10039 chromosome 6, ASM80110v3, whole genome shotgun sequence contains the following coding sequences:
- the LOC130496428 gene encoding protein BIG GRAIN 1-like A has product METWEKPSSRRHHRNPSFSSTLLDQIYRSIDESPPLESTRKKKLPHEDLETSQDKLVFHRRSIAADFERSRRTTTAAAAADSVFLRYSNSTSSDSSGLSSSESDSFYGRSKSSFSPPQPKPIRTSGERPSSKQELGGFLRTKSKALKIYTDLKKVKQPISPGGRLATFLNSLFTNASTKYNPKKPKKNSNTSVSVLSETQYSSSSTTCSSASSFSRSCLSKTPSSSSGKSKRSVRFCPVNVILDEDSSVYIPCGNNNNNYNNEAKRYRHVVEEENRRVIEAAKDLIRTYQKNKDLLTVTTCDNVEDDDDDDDAASYASSDLFELENLSAIGIERYQEELPVYETTRLDNTNRAIATSLIV; this is encoded by the coding sequence ATGGAGACTTGGGAGAAGCCATCTTCTAGACGTCACCACCGTAACCCTTCCTTCTCCTCCACTCTCCTCGACCAAATCTACCGCTCCATCGACGAATCTCCTCCCCTAGAATCCACAAGGAAGAAGAAACTTCCCCACGAGGATCTTGAAACTTCTCAAGACAAACTAGTCTTCCACCGCCGCTCAATAGCCGCCGACTTCGAAAGATCGAGACGAACCaccaccgccgccgccgccgcagACTCTGTTTTCCTCAGATATTCCAACTCCACCTCCTCTGACTCGAGCGGACTCTCCTCTTCTGAGTCAGACTCCTTCTACGGACGCTCCAAATCATCTTTCTCTCCTCCCCAACCGAAACCAATCCGTACCTCCGGCGAGAGACCTAGCAGCAAACAAGAACTCGGCGGCTTCTTGAGAACCAAGTCAAAGGCGTTGAAGATCTACACCGACTTGAAAAAAGTGAAACAACCCATCTCTCCCGGCGGACGGCTCGCCACTTTCCTCAACTCGCTCTTCACCAACGCATCCACTAAGTACAACCCTAAGAAGCCCAAGAAAAACAGCAACACTTCCGTCTCTGTCTTGTCGGAGACACAgtactcctcctcctccaccacgtGCTCTTCAGCGTCGTCTTTCTCTAGGTCTTGCCTCAGCAAAACTCCCTCGTCGTCTAGCGGGAAGTCAAAAAGATCCGTACGGTTCTGTCCAGTGAATGTGATCCTCGACGAAGACTCCTCCGTTTACATCCCTTGCGGTAATAACAATAACAACTACAACAACGAGGCCAAACGTTATCGTCACGTTGTGGAGGAGGAGAATCGCCGCGTTATCGAAGCGGCCAAGGATCTTATCAGGACTTACCAAAAGAACAAGGATCTTTTGACCGTGACAACGTGTGACAACGTTGAAgacgatgacgatgatgatgatgcggCGAGTTACGCTAGCTCTGATCTGTTCGAGTTGGAGAATCTTTCGGCGATTGGGATCGAGAGGTATCAAGAAGAGTTACCAGTCTACGAGACCACTCGTCTGGATAATACTAATCGAGCCATTGCTACAAGTTTAATTGTGtaa
- the LOC108810707 gene encoding growth-regulating factor 5-like, whose amino-acid sequence MMSLSGSSGRTTERPPFTPTQWQELEHQALIYKYMVSGVPVPPELIFSIRRSLDSSLIPRLLPHQPLGWGCYQMGFGRKQDPEPGRCRRTDGKKWRCSREAHPDSKYCEKHMHRGRNRAKKSIDQSQTTAPLISPSLSFPSNHNNPSPTLSSSSTTYSASSSSSSSPLLDTYSNINRFGGGSSNSRGYFNNDYPYPSTSPKQQQQQTLHHASASSLHQNTSTPQLNVLASATDHKDFRYFQGIGERVGVGERTFFPEASRSFQDSPYHHQQPLATLMNDPYHHKFDHHDNTYSSSSQHHHHDQDHRQQQCFVLGADMFNKPTRTVSENTSRQDLDNQEEEEKDSSQTKKSLHHFFGEEWAQNKNSSDSWLDLSSHSRLDTGS is encoded by the exons ATGATGAGCCTAAGTGGAAGTAGCGGGAGAACAACAGAGAGGCCTCCATTTACACCAACTCAATGGCAAGAACTGGAGCATCAAGCCCTAATATACAAGTACATGGTCTCTGGTGTTCCTGTACCACCAGAGCTCATCTTCTCCATCAGAAGAAGCTTGGACTCTTCCTTGATCCCTAGACTCCTCCCTCACCAACCAC TTGGGTGGGGATGCTACCAGATGGGATTTGGGAGAAAACAAGATCCAGAACCAGGAAGATGCAGAAGAACAGATGGTAAGAAATGGAGATGCTCAAGAGAAGCACACCCAGATTCAAAGTACTGTGAAAAACACATGCACAGAGGAAGAAACCGTGCCAAAAAATCTATCGATCAGAGTCAGACAACTGCTCCTTTAATATCACCATCCCTCTCTTTTCCCAGCAACCACAACAACCCAAGCCCCACACTGTCCTCTTCTTCTACTACTtattctgcttcttcttcttcttcttcatccccTTTACTTGACACCTATAGTAACATCAATAGGTTTGGTGGTGGTAGCAGTAACAGTAGAGGTTACTTTAACAATGATTATCCTTATCCTTCAACTTCACCtaaacagcaacaacaacaaactcTTCATCATGCTTCCGCTTCGTCACTTCATCAAAACACATCTACTCCTCAACTCAATGTCTTAGCCTCTGCAACTGACCACAAAGACTTCAG ATATTTTCAAGGGATTGGGGAGAGAGTTGGAGTAGGGGAAAGAACATTTTTTCCAGAAGCTTCTAGAAGCTTTCAAGATTCCCCATACCATCACCAACAACCGTTAGCAACACTAATGAATGATCCGTACCATCATAAGTTCGATCATCATGATAACACATATTCATCCTCAtctcaacatcatcatcatgacCAAGATCATCGACAACAACAATGTTTTGTTTTGGGCGCCGACATGTTCAACAAACCCACAAGAACTGTCTCCGAAAACACATCGAGACAAGATCTCGATaatcaagaagaggaagagaaagattCATCACAAACGAAGAAGtctcttcatcatttttttgGTGAAGAGTGGGCACAGAACAAGAACAGTTCAGATTCTTGGCTTGACCTTTCTTCCCACTCAAGACTTGACACTG GTAGCTGA